A stretch of the Nicotiana tabacum cultivar K326 chromosome 6, ASM71507v2, whole genome shotgun sequence genome encodes the following:
- the LOC107811951 gene encoding TOM1-like protein 1, producing the protein MSDNNLLDKVSAFGERLKIGGSEVGQKITAGMSSMSFKMKELFQGPNQADKLVEEATAETLDEPDWAMNLELCDMINHDRINSVELIRGVKKRIMLKSPRIQYLGLVLLETIAKNCEKAFSEIAAERVLDEMVKLIDDPQTVVNNRNKALVLIEAWGESSSELRYLPVYEETYKSLRSRGVRFPGRDHESLAPIFTPPRTVSAAEPDVTLAQQIQHEIPRENFSAEQTKEAFDVARNSVELLTTVLSSSPQQDALQDDLSATLVQQCRQSLNTVQRIIETAGDNEALLFEALNINDEVQKALSKYDELKKPMVVSSEPEPAMIPVAVEPDESPRAGKEDALIRKPSGSRSAVHGGNDDMMDDLDEMIFGKKVDGTSESRHDTKKQQSPKDDLISF; encoded by the exons ATGAGTGACAACAATTTGTTGGATAAAGTCAGCGCCTTTGGGGAGCGCCTGAAGATTGGGGGATCGGAGGTTGGGCAAAAGATCACTGCTGgaatgagctcgatgagtttcAAGATGAAGGAACTTTTCCAAGGCCCAAATCAGGCTGATAAGCTTGTCGAGGAAGCCACAGCTGAAACTCTGGATGAACCTGATTGGGCTATGAATCTTGAGCTTTGTGACATGATTAATCACGATAGAATCAATAGTGTTGAACTGATTAGGGGCGTGAAGAAAAGGATAATGCTGAAGAGCCCCAGGATTCAGTACTTAGGGTTGGTGTTACTTGAAACTATTGCAAAGAATTGCGAGAAGGCGTTCTCCGAAATTGCTGCTGAGAGGGTTCTGGATGAGATGGTGAAGTTGATTGATGACCCTCAAACTGTTGTTAACAATCGGAACAAGGCCCTGGTGTTAATTGAAGCTTGGGGAGAATCATCGAGCGAGCTTCGCTATTTACCTGTGTATGAAGAGACTTACAAG AGTTTGAGATCCAGAGGGGTACGTTTTCCTGGTCGTGACCATGAAAGCCTAGCTCCGATCTTCACTCCTCCAAGAACAGTGTCAGCTGCAGAACCAGATGTTACTCTGGCACAGCAAATCCAACATGAAATTCCACGGGAGAACTTTTCAGCTGAACAGACAAAGGAGGCATTTGATGTGGCTAGAAATAGTGTAGAGCTTCTGACAACTGTTTTGTCCTCTTCACCTCAGCAGGATGCTCTGCAG gatGACTTGTCAGCTACGCTAGTACAACAGTGTCGCCAGTCCCTCAATACTGTTCAGAGAATCATCGAGACTGCTGGAGATAATGAGGCCCTCCTTTTTGAAGCCCTGAATATAAATGATGAAGTTCAAAAGGCCCTTTCGAAGTATGACGAATTGAAGAAACCTATGGTTGTTTCATCAGAGCCAGAACCTGCCATGATTCCAGTTGCTGTGGAGCCCGATGAGTCCCCCCGTGCTGGAAAAGAAGATGCTCTGATCAGAAAACCATCAGGCTCCCGGTCTGCAGTCCACGGAGGAAATGATGATATGATGGATGATCTTGATGAGATGATTTTTGGTAAAAAAGTGGATGGCACATCTGAATCAAGACATGACACAAAGAAGCAGCAATCGCCAAAAGATGATCTCATCTCATTTTGA